A single genomic interval of uncultured Desulfobulbus sp. harbors:
- the rpmA gene encoding 50S ribosomal protein L27, which translates to MAHKKAGGSSRNGRDSIGQRRGIKRFGGQVVKAGNILVRQLGTVIHPGTNVGCGRDYTLFAKVDGEVKYETFGKDRKRVSVYPVE; encoded by the coding sequence ATGGCTCATAAGAAAGCGGGCGGCAGTTCACGCAACGGTCGCGACAGTATAGGGCAACGGCGCGGCATCAAGCGGTTCGGTGGACAGGTCGTCAAGGCGGGCAACATCCTCGTCCGTCAGTTGGGCACCGTTATCCATCCCGGGACCAACGTCGGCTGCGGCCGCGATTACACCCTGTTTGCCAAGGTTGACGGCGAGGTGAAATACGAAACTTTCGGCAAGGATCGCAAACGCGTTTCCGTTTACCCCGTCGAATAG
- the rplU gene encoding 50S ribosomal protein L21 — translation MYAIVRTGGKQYQVEAGDTLRVEKLQGEVGDTVELTDILLVVDGEAVTIGQPVVDGAKVVAKIVEQGRHKKILVFKKRRRQGYQVMRGHRQMYTALNIETISA, via the coding sequence ATGTATGCAATAGTTCGGACCGGCGGTAAGCAGTACCAGGTTGAGGCCGGTGATACGCTTCGCGTTGAAAAACTTCAAGGTGAAGTCGGCGACACGGTAGAGTTGACGGACATTCTGTTGGTAGTTGACGGCGAGGCGGTCACCATCGGCCAGCCTGTGGTTGATGGTGCCAAAGTCGTGGCCAAAATCGTTGAGCAGGGTCGGCATAAAAAAATACTCGTTTTCAAAAAACGTCGCCGGCAGGGATATCAGGTCATGCGTGGACATCGTCAGATGTACACCGCCCTGAACATCGAGACGATCTCAGCGTAA
- a CDS encoding rubredoxin, whose translation MQKMECPCGYVYDPEEGDYENGVAPGTAFADLPDDWVCPKCGAEKEYFYAVD comes from the coding sequence ATGCAGAAAATGGAATGCCCTTGCGGCTATGTGTACGACCCCGAAGAAGGCGACTATGAAAACGGTGTCGCTCCCGGTACCGCCTTTGCCGACCTGCCCGACGATTGGGTCTGCCCCAAATGCGGAGCGGAAAAAGAGTATTTCTACGCCGTAGACTGA
- a CDS encoding lipid-binding SYLF domain-containing protein, translating to MSSRVRSLLVTFIALFSLLLLHRPAFAEYYSDPAALVNQATVVYRGFLADPDMEWFRRNAVNACGIFIVPQMLRGGFIVGGSGGRGVLLAQDPGSGRWSSPAFYSMGSISLGFQIGADASEIILLIMTDRGLSAMLSTDFKLGADVAVAAGPVGVSAKAQTADILAFGRSQGLYGGISLEGAAISPLDDWNRAYYRSPVQIFDILINQKWQNPQADVLRKLLPHPVANAQPLGR from the coding sequence ATGTCTTCTCGTGTCCGATCGCTTTTGGTCACCTTCATCGCCCTGTTCAGCCTCTTGCTGCTCCACAGACCGGCATTCGCCGAATATTACAGTGATCCAGCCGCGCTGGTGAACCAGGCGACGGTTGTTTACCGCGGCTTCCTCGCCGATCCCGATATGGAGTGGTTCCGCCGCAATGCAGTCAACGCCTGCGGGATTTTCATTGTTCCCCAGATGCTGCGAGGCGGTTTCATCGTCGGCGGCTCGGGCGGACGGGGCGTCCTGCTCGCCCAGGACCCAGGTTCCGGGCGTTGGAGTTCTCCCGCCTTCTACAGTATGGGCAGCATTTCGCTTGGCTTTCAGATCGGGGCCGATGCCTCGGAGATCATCTTGCTGATCATGACGGATCGGGGGTTAAGTGCCATGCTCTCAACCGATTTCAAACTCGGGGCCGATGTAGCGGTGGCCGCCGGACCGGTCGGCGTCTCGGCCAAGGCACAAACCGCGGATATCCTTGCCTTTGGTAGGTCTCAGGGGTTGTACGGAGGCATCAGCCTTGAGGGTGCGGCCATCTCTCCCCTGGATGACTGGAACCGCGCCTACTACCGTTCACCGGTCCAAATTTTTGATATTCTCATTAATCAAAAATGGCAAAATCCGCAGGCTGACGTTTTGCGTAAACTCCTGCCGCATCCGGTCGCCAATGCCCAACCCCTTGGTCGCTGA
- a CDS encoding ABC transporter permease produces MQPPQFHLESSGDHHHVELSGSWTIRSDPPAPDPILNALDGDRRLSLSFSSTSLAAWDTRLLIFLKNILTHARAQEVAVHLDGLPEGVRDLLALAEAVPEQTAARTRPRENFVTRIGRKVMLLMDHSREVATFIGEIVLAFVALASGKRPFKSRDFFAFVQNCGVESLPIVTLISVLVGVILSFVGAVQLQMFGAQIYVANLVGLGMVLEMGALMSGVIIAGRIGASYAAQLGTMQVNEEIDALRTMGISPVGFLVLPRMLALMLMLPLLCIYADVMGILGGSIIGVSMLDLSLIEFLEQTRKTLHLSQCGQGLLKSSVFGVLIGFAGCLRGMQCGRSALAVGEATTSAVVTSIVLIVVSDSIITYFLYR; encoded by the coding sequence ATGCAACCACCCCAATTTCACCTTGAGAGCAGCGGCGATCACCACCATGTGGAACTCAGCGGGAGTTGGACCATACGTTCCGATCCGCCTGCTCCCGATCCGATCCTGAACGCACTGGATGGCGACCGCCGCCTGAGCCTGAGCTTTTCCAGCACCTCGCTGGCAGCCTGGGATACCCGGCTACTTATCTTTCTCAAAAACATCCTCACCCATGCCCGTGCCCAGGAGGTAGCGGTACACCTTGACGGCCTGCCGGAAGGGGTCCGCGATCTCCTCGCGCTTGCCGAGGCTGTCCCGGAACAGACCGCAGCGAGGACGCGCCCCCGCGAGAATTTCGTCACCCGCATCGGCCGCAAGGTCATGCTCCTTATGGACCACTCCCGGGAGGTTGCCACCTTCATCGGCGAAATCGTGCTTGCCTTCGTTGCCCTGGCCAGCGGGAAGCGCCCCTTCAAATCGCGTGATTTTTTTGCCTTTGTCCAGAACTGCGGCGTGGAATCGCTGCCGATCGTCACCCTGATCTCGGTTCTGGTGGGGGTGATCCTCTCCTTTGTCGGCGCGGTCCAGCTGCAGATGTTCGGTGCCCAGATCTACGTGGCCAACCTGGTCGGCCTGGGCATGGTGCTGGAGATGGGCGCCCTGATGAGCGGGGTGATCATCGCCGGCCGTATCGGTGCCTCCTACGCGGCTCAACTGGGCACGATGCAGGTCAATGAAGAGATCGACGCCCTTCGTACCATGGGCATCTCGCCGGTTGGCTTTCTCGTCCTGCCGCGCATGCTGGCCCTGATGCTGATGCTGCCGCTGCTCTGCATCTACGCCGACGTCATGGGCATTCTCGGCGGTTCCATCATCGGAGTGAGCATGCTTGATCTTTCCCTGATCGAGTTTCTCGAGCAGACGCGCAAGACCCTGCACCTCAGCCAGTGCGGTCAGGGGCTGTTGAAGAGTTCGGTGTTCGGTGTGCTGATCGGCTTTGCCGGTTGTCTGCGCGGCATGCAGTGCGGCCGCAGCGCCCTGGCCGTGGGTGAAGCGACCACCTCCGCGGTTGTGACCTCCATTGTCCTGATCGTGGTTTCCGACTCCATCATCACCTATTTTCTCTATCGATGA
- a CDS encoding ATP-binding cassette domain-containing protein produces the protein MNDPRTTTPPAAISVRNLTMAYGSFVLQRDLDFTINRGDIFVIMGGSGCGKSTLLRHMIGLKPPARGSVWYGEENFWELDDEGRAALLRKAGVLYQSGALWSSMTLGENVALPLLHYTDLAPKVIDELVSFKLSLVGLAGFEAFYPAELSGGMRKRAALARAIALDPDFLFFDEPSAGLDPISARNLDQLILELRGSLGATVVIVTHELASIYAIGTNSVFLDSEAGTMLATGDPKILLRDCQDRTVVNFLTRGTGKREVRTV, from the coding sequence ATGAACGATCCCCGCACCACGACGCCACCCGCGGCCATCAGCGTACGGAACCTGACCATGGCCTACGGCAGTTTCGTCCTCCAACGGGATCTTGACTTCACCATCAACCGCGGTGACATTTTCGTGATCATGGGTGGCTCGGGCTGCGGCAAATCGACCCTGCTGCGGCACATGATCGGCCTCAAACCACCGGCCAGGGGGTCGGTCTGGTATGGGGAAGAGAATTTCTGGGAGCTCGACGACGAGGGGCGGGCCGCCTTGCTGAGGAAGGCGGGTGTCCTCTACCAGTCGGGGGCCCTGTGGAGTTCCATGACCCTCGGAGAAAATGTGGCTCTGCCCCTTCTCCACTACACCGATCTCGCGCCCAAGGTCATCGACGAACTGGTCTCCTTCAAGCTCTCCCTGGTGGGCCTGGCCGGATTTGAGGCCTTCTACCCTGCAGAACTTTCCGGCGGCATGCGGAAACGGGCCGCCCTGGCCAGGGCCATTGCCCTGGATCCGGATTTTCTCTTTTTCGATGAACCCTCGGCCGGGCTGGATCCGATCAGCGCCCGCAACCTGGATCAGCTTATCCTGGAGTTACGCGGAAGCCTCGGGGCCACGGTGGTCATTGTGACCCATGAGTTGGCCTCGATCTATGCCATCGGCACCAATTCGGTCTTTCTCGACAGCGAAGCCGGAACCATGCTGGCCACCGGTGATCCCAAAATCCTGCTGCGCGACTGTCAGGACCGGACGGTCGTAAATTTTCTCACCCGGGGAACCGGGAAACGGGAGGTGCGTACGGTTTGA
- a CDS encoding MlaD family protein, with amino-acid sequence MSKKANPTLIGAFVLVALAITIMAIVVLGQVKLRDDRFRCVAYFTGSLYGLDVGAPVTFRGVNIGRVSAVRINYDREQNNYLIPVAIDIEKATNLSGIRAEQWDPNTVRATLDQMIEKGLRAQLKITSFLTGKLYIDLALYPEHPATFRGSDQKVFEIPTMPSGLEQITQKLESLPLAEILNKAAVALDGINSLLNAESTQKALSSAGVALDRLNSLLTNADKELPQLIAELKKSLAKISQAADSAGKLLVKADRELPALKGEISTLLSGLTKASATLGKTLSNLQQLTDQDSRVVYQVEATLREVERAAASVREITDYLQQNPNALVFGPKE; translated from the coding sequence TTGAGCAAAAAAGCCAATCCCACCCTGATCGGCGCCTTTGTCCTGGTGGCGCTGGCGATCACCATCATGGCCATCGTCGTCCTGGGCCAGGTCAAGTTGCGCGATGACCGCTTTCGATGCGTGGCCTATTTCACCGGCTCCCTCTACGGACTTGACGTGGGCGCACCGGTGACCTTTCGCGGGGTCAACATCGGTCGAGTCAGCGCGGTTCGCATCAACTACGACAGAGAACAGAACAACTACCTCATTCCCGTTGCAATCGACATCGAAAAGGCGACCAACCTCTCGGGCATTCGGGCCGAGCAATGGGACCCAAACACCGTTCGCGCCACCCTGGACCAAATGATCGAAAAAGGGCTCCGCGCCCAGTTGAAAATCACCAGTTTTCTCACCGGAAAGCTCTACATCGACCTGGCCCTGTATCCGGAACATCCGGCGACCTTTCGTGGCAGCGATCAAAAGGTCTTCGAGATTCCAACCATGCCTTCCGGTTTGGAACAGATCACGCAAAAGCTTGAAAGCCTTCCCCTTGCGGAGATTCTCAACAAGGCCGCTGTCGCCTTAGATGGCATCAACAGTCTCCTCAACGCCGAGTCGACCCAAAAAGCCCTCAGTTCGGCGGGGGTCGCCCTGGACCGGCTGAACAGTCTCTTGACCAATGCCGATAAGGAACTGCCGCAACTCATTGCCGAACTGAAAAAAAGCCTCGCAAAAATTTCCCAGGCAGCGGATTCGGCCGGAAAGCTGCTCGTCAAGGCCGACCGGGAACTCCCTGCGCTGAAAGGCGAGATCAGTACACTGCTCTCAGGGCTGACCAAAGCCTCCGCCACCCTTGGCAAAACCCTGAGCAACCTGCAGCAGCTGACCGACCAGGACTCGCGGGTTGTCTATCAGGTGGAAGCCACCCTGCGGGAGGTCGAGCGTGCAGCGGCCTCGGTACGGGAGATTACCGACTATCTCCAACAAAATCCCAATGCCCTGGTTTTTGGGCCCAAGGAGTGA
- a CDS encoding PqiC family protein, with product MNKPPCRPAHALLLFAALLLLSGCLAATKTATLYSLQLVDQPPLVPPPHLSGMVLVMPVQVAAHLQGRSILFQQTNGESRAAATHLWAATLDKQIGQKLTSHLQHLLNSADIALFPGPRYGVSRFQVEIEIEEFSGNGQTFTALATYTLSDRSSKRILVRKRFQQNRPIDKPGYSGYVAAASRAVADLSREIAVSISAKVTSTSTP from the coding sequence ATGAACAAGCCCCCCTGCCGACCTGCCCACGCCCTGTTGTTGTTCGCCGCGCTACTCCTGCTCTCCGGCTGTCTGGCGGCGACCAAGACCGCGACCCTGTACAGCCTGCAGTTGGTCGATCAGCCCCCCCTTGTCCCCCCGCCCCACCTCTCCGGCATGGTCCTGGTGATGCCGGTGCAGGTGGCCGCCCATCTGCAGGGCCGGTCCATACTCTTCCAACAGACAAACGGGGAAAGCCGGGCCGCCGCGACCCATCTCTGGGCAGCCACCCTGGATAAGCAGATCGGTCAGAAGCTCACCAGCCACCTGCAGCATCTGCTGAACAGTGCTGACATTGCACTCTTTCCCGGGCCCCGCTATGGGGTCAGCCGCTTTCAAGTGGAGATCGAGATCGAGGAGTTCAGCGGCAACGGTCAAACCTTTACCGCCCTGGCCACCTATACCTTGAGCGACCGATCGAGCAAGCGCATTCTTGTTCGCAAACGGTTCCAGCAAAATCGTCCCATCGACAAGCCTGGATATTCAGGCTATGTTGCAGCTGCTTCACGAGCTGTTGCCGATCTCAGCCGGGAGATCGCCGTCAGCATCTCGGCAAAGGTCACGTCCACATCAACACCCTGA
- a CDS encoding DUF3124 domain-containing protein produces the protein MTTYRALCSFLLVLALAQASSAAQALSKWLNQTLYVPIYSHIYADERYRDTPFQLTATLSIRNTDPDNPLTLTSVRYYDSQGKLLQQYLDKPTSIAPLSSIRFIVPESESKGGSGAKFLVDWEAKTAVIEPIVESVMIGTKMQQGISFISTGRVIKGTPGR, from the coding sequence ATGACAACATATCGCGCGCTTTGCTCCTTTCTGCTGGTGCTTGCCCTTGCCCAGGCAAGTTCGGCTGCCCAGGCACTCTCAAAATGGCTCAACCAGACCCTCTATGTGCCTATCTATTCGCATATTTACGCCGACGAACGCTACCGCGACACCCCCTTCCAGCTCACCGCCACCCTGAGCATCCGCAACACGGATCCGGACAATCCGCTGACCCTGACCAGTGTCCGCTACTATGATTCCCAGGGGAAACTGCTGCAGCAGTACCTGGACAAACCCACCTCCATCGCCCCCCTGAGTTCGATCCGTTTCATTGTTCCGGAATCCGAATCCAAGGGCGGGTCCGGGGCGAAATTCCTGGTGGACTGGGAGGCGAAGACAGCGGTGATCGAACCGATCGTCGAATCGGTCATGATCGGCACCAAGATGCAGCAGGGCATCTCCTTCATCTCCACCGGCAGGGTCATCAAAGGCACCCCGGGACGCTGA
- a CDS encoding transporter substrate-binding domain-containing protein: MTRLFCLLLTVCLALTLAGCHAFRSKGLFHPLVSVKPLKVGIATDYPPLIMKKNGQTTGLELEFARGLAQSLDRPLELVELPREQLAAALLAKKIDIIMAGMRVADAHQQKLSATDPYLISGQVVLLRLDDFKQFGRGARNLSMAGLRLGVVAGSPGDVLIKNLGGKGTVSRYPSGVAGLRALIMDKIDVFVHDLPANDYFAARFVEQGLTPGVTLLTREPLAWAVRPDDAELRQAANHYLAQLQHNGTLERMLTRTIPFYRNTAYSPNP; encoded by the coding sequence ATGACTCGCCTTTTCTGCCTTCTCCTCACCGTCTGCCTCGCCCTCACCCTGGCCGGGTGCCATGCGTTCCGATCCAAGGGGCTGTTCCACCCCCTCGTTTCGGTGAAGCCGCTCAAGGTGGGCATAGCCACCGATTATCCGCCGTTGATTATGAAAAAAAACGGCCAGACCACGGGGCTTGAACTCGAGTTCGCCCGTGGACTGGCCCAGTCGCTCGATCGCCCCTTGGAATTGGTGGAACTGCCCAGGGAGCAGCTGGCCGCAGCCCTGTTGGCCAAGAAGATCGATATCATCATGGCGGGAATGCGGGTGGCTGACGCCCACCAACAGAAATTGAGCGCCACCGATCCCTATCTCATCTCAGGACAGGTGGTCCTGCTACGGCTGGACGATTTCAAGCAGTTCGGTCGTGGAGCGCGCAACCTGAGCATGGCCGGCCTCCGTCTGGGGGTGGTGGCGGGAAGCCCAGGGGACGTTCTGATCAAGAACCTGGGGGGCAAGGGGACGGTCAGCCGCTATCCCTCGGGAGTGGCCGGATTACGGGCGCTGATCATGGACAAGATCGATGTGTTTGTCCACGACCTGCCGGCCAACGACTATTTCGCGGCCCGATTTGTCGAACAGGGCCTGACCCCGGGCGTCACCCTCTTGACCCGGGAGCCCCTGGCCTGGGCCGTCCGCCCGGATGATGCCGAGTTGCGGCAGGCGGCCAACCACTACCTTGCCCAGTTGCAACACAACGGCACACTCGAACGCATGCTCACCCGGACCATTCCCTTTTATCGCAACACCGCCTACAGCCCCAACCCATGA
- a CDS encoding ABC transporter ATP-binding protein gives MMHNFGYTEEGQNRSIGDLRLWRRVLQYCRNHSLALVGAVVLSLMVTVASLGLPRLMQMGIDQYIVNPDLADAVRIAGLGKVAFWYGLLVGLVFLITFLQVVVLEWIGQSIMHRLRQDLFGHLLALDLGYFHNQPAGRLVTRLTNDIQNMHEMFTSVMVTLFNDGLKLVGIFWFLFVMNWHLALVMTVFIPLAVVLTVVFSRFAREKFRAIRAQLAKLNSFLAESLAAVAVIQSFGAQDRSSTAHGNLSREYMLRSFGQIKVFGAFMPLIELMSSVAVALIVWYGGGEVLRAHLTIGELAAFISYMRLFFQPLRELSQKYSVVQSAMASAERIFQTLDTNSTIRPLVDETLAPPVTGENQGRIEFQGIDFAYEEGQPILSGIDLSIAAGETVALVGSTGAGKSTLISLLVRFYDPLRGAVLVDGVDVRRLPLAQLRRRVGIIMQDIFILPDTVRANIILDQPDDHRRLEDILSQTGLQSFIDRLPQGLDTRIGEGALNLSLGEKQLLSFVRALYRNPAILVLDEATASIDTESENMLEQAIAAGFQGRTSLVIAHRLSTIRRADRIVVMDHGRIVEQGTHEELMARESLYRALVRLDGRG, from the coding sequence ATGATGCATAATTTCGGCTACACGGAAGAGGGGCAAAACCGGTCCATAGGGGATCTCCGCCTGTGGCGGCGGGTGCTGCAGTACTGCCGCAACCATAGCCTGGCGTTGGTCGGGGCGGTGGTGTTGTCGCTGATGGTCACAGTGGCTTCCCTGGGGTTGCCCCGTCTGATGCAGATGGGGATTGACCAGTATATCGTCAATCCCGATCTCGCCGATGCCGTACGCATCGCCGGTCTGGGCAAGGTGGCCTTCTGGTACGGGCTGCTGGTGGGGCTGGTCTTCCTGATCACCTTTCTCCAGGTGGTGGTCTTGGAATGGATTGGCCAATCGATCATGCACCGTCTGCGGCAGGACCTCTTCGGCCATCTGCTGGCCCTTGATTTGGGCTACTTCCACAATCAGCCCGCCGGACGATTGGTCACCAGGTTGACCAACGATATCCAGAACATGCACGAGATGTTCACCTCGGTGATGGTGACCCTCTTCAACGACGGGCTCAAGCTGGTGGGGATCTTCTGGTTTCTCTTTGTGATGAACTGGCACCTGGCTCTGGTGATGACCGTCTTTATTCCGCTGGCCGTGGTGCTCACCGTGGTTTTCTCCCGCTTCGCCCGGGAGAAATTTCGGGCTATCCGTGCCCAACTGGCCAAGCTCAACAGCTTCCTGGCCGAATCGCTCGCCGCAGTCGCCGTGATCCAGAGCTTTGGTGCCCAAGATCGCAGCAGCACCGCCCATGGAAATCTCAGCCGCGAATACATGCTGCGCTCCTTTGGCCAGATCAAGGTCTTTGGCGCCTTTATGCCGTTGATCGAGCTGATGAGCTCGGTGGCGGTGGCGTTGATCGTCTGGTACGGCGGCGGCGAGGTCCTCCGGGCGCATCTCACCATTGGCGAGCTGGCCGCCTTTATCTCCTACATGCGCCTGTTTTTTCAGCCGCTGCGGGAGCTTTCGCAGAAATATTCCGTTGTCCAGTCGGCCATGGCCTCGGCTGAGCGCATCTTTCAGACCCTGGATACCAATTCGACCATCCGTCCTCTAGTTGATGAAACGCTGGCACCACCTGTTACCGGTGAAAATCAGGGAAGAATCGAATTTCAGGGGATTGATTTTGCCTACGAGGAGGGCCAGCCGATTCTCTCGGGGATCGACCTGTCCATAGCAGCGGGGGAAACCGTCGCCCTGGTCGGCTCTACCGGTGCCGGCAAGTCCACCCTCATTTCTCTCTTGGTGCGCTTCTATGATCCGCTCAGGGGAGCGGTGCTGGTGGATGGCGTGGATGTCCGCCGACTGCCGCTTGCCCAGTTGCGAAGGCGGGTCGGCATCATCATGCAGGATATTTTTATCCTTCCGGATACGGTCCGGGCCAATATCATCCTCGATCAGCCCGACGACCACAGGCGACTGGAGGACATTCTCAGTCAAACCGGCCTGCAATCCTTCATCGATCGTCTGCCCCAGGGGCTCGATACCCGTATCGGCGAGGGCGCGCTCAATCTCAGCCTGGGCGAAAAGCAGCTGCTCTCCTTTGTGCGCGCGCTGTACCGCAATCCGGCCATCCTGGTGCTTGATGAGGCCACGGCCTCGATCGATACCGAATCGGAGAACATGCTGGAACAGGCCATTGCCGCCGGTTTTCAGGGGCGGACCTCGCTGGTGATCGCCCACCGTCTCTCCACCATCCGGAGGGCGGACCGGATCGTGGTCATGGACCACGGCCGCATCGTCGAGCAGGGAACCCATGAGGAGCTCATGGCTCGGGAGTCCCTCTACCGGGCCCTGGTGCGGCTGGATGGCCGGGGATGA
- a CDS encoding ABC transporter transmembrane domain-containing protein has translation MHQDRTQQQTQEQQASITTLLGLIAPAFRRHWPRLAGGFIALVVVDFLQLIIPRFVKTAVDSLTAQAASPGFLLRLSVSICLIAVLVALLRFSWRYLIIGFSRILEKMLRDRLFDHILRMDQPFFERWTIGDLMAHASNDLTTVQMACGMGLVALVDALVMSSAALGFMMFISVKLTLIALLPMPVLIVCTRILSGRLHHRFNLVQEQFSLLTEFARATLVSVRLIKAYTLERFQEGRFSRLGAEYVRSNLKVAAIQGLLFPIATLVGNVGMLLLLYYGGILVIRDTISIGSFVAFISYLYMLIWPMMAVGWVANLFQRGITSLRRIHRVLDQQPVVSVGPTQSLPRGGLFTYDCRHLSFRYTGAKHNALESIDLRIGPGLVGMTGRTGSGKSTLCKLLLRMYPVDDGMLFLQDTDVNRLSQADIRDLIAYVGQEPVVFADTVAANIAFGRPGASMAEIEAAARAAAIDSDIRSFSQGYRSMIGERGVKLSGGQRQRLALARALLCDRPFLIIDDALSAIDVETERQVLKGILNRLAGKSVLLISHRVNVLRHADRIVLLDEGRIVDEGRHEELLAHPFYRIMVEKQRNDA, from the coding sequence TTGCACCAAGATCGCACCCAACAGCAAACCCAGGAACAACAGGCCTCGATCACAACCCTTCTCGGTCTCATCGCTCCGGCATTCCGCCGTCATTGGCCGCGTCTTGCGGGCGGGTTTATCGCCCTGGTTGTGGTTGATTTCCTCCAGCTGATTATTCCCCGATTTGTCAAGACAGCGGTGGATTCTCTCACCGCCCAGGCGGCGAGCCCCGGTTTCCTGCTGCGGTTGAGCGTCTCGATCTGTCTGATTGCGGTGCTGGTGGCGCTGCTCCGCTTTTCCTGGCGGTATCTGATCATCGGTTTTTCGCGCATTCTTGAGAAAATGCTGCGCGACCGGCTCTTTGATCATATCCTGCGCATGGATCAACCCTTTTTTGAGCGGTGGACCATTGGCGATCTCATGGCCCATGCCAGCAACGACCTGACCACGGTGCAGATGGCCTGCGGCATGGGGCTGGTCGCCCTGGTGGATGCCCTGGTGATGTCCTCGGCCGCCCTGGGCTTCATGATGTTCATTAGCGTCAAACTGACGCTCATTGCCCTGTTGCCCATGCCGGTGCTCATCGTCTGCACCCGCATCCTCTCCGGTCGGCTGCACCACCGGTTCAACCTGGTGCAGGAGCAGTTTTCCCTGCTCACCGAGTTTGCCCGTGCCACCCTGGTGAGCGTACGCCTGATAAAGGCCTATACCCTGGAGCGATTCCAGGAGGGGCGCTTCAGCCGTCTTGGCGCGGAGTATGTCCGCAGCAACCTCAAGGTCGCCGCCATCCAGGGGTTGCTCTTTCCCATTGCCACCCTGGTGGGCAACGTGGGGATGCTCCTTCTCCTCTACTACGGGGGGATTCTGGTGATCAGGGACACGATAAGCATCGGTTCCTTTGTTGCCTTTATCAGCTATCTCTACATGCTCATCTGGCCGATGATGGCCGTCGGCTGGGTCGCCAATCTGTTTCAGCGCGGCATCACCAGCCTCCGTCGTATCCACCGGGTACTCGATCAGCAGCCGGTGGTCAGCGTCGGCCCGACCCAATCCCTGCCCAGGGGCGGGCTGTTCACCTACGACTGCCGTCATCTCAGTTTCCGCTATACGGGGGCGAAGCATAACGCTCTGGAGTCGATCGACCTGCGGATCGGTCCCGGGCTGGTGGGAATGACCGGGCGCACCGGCTCGGGCAAGTCGACCCTGTGCAAACTGTTGCTGCGGATGTATCCGGTGGACGACGGCATGCTCTTTTTGCAGGACACGGACGTCAATCGTCTCTCCCAGGCCGATATTCGCGATCTGATAGCCTATGTGGGGCAGGAACCGGTGGTCTTTGCCGATACCGTTGCCGCCAATATCGCCTTTGGCCGGCCAGGAGCGAGCATGGCAGAGATCGAGGCAGCCGCCCGGGCAGCGGCCATCGACAGTGATATCCGCAGCTTTTCCCAGGGGTACCGATCGATGATCGGCGAGCGCGGGGTCAAGCTCTCCGGCGGGCAGCGGCAGCGCTTGGCACTCGCCCGGGCCCTGCTCTGCGACCGGCCGTTTTTGATTATCGACGATGCCCTGTCTGCGATCGATGTCGAGACCGAGCGGCAGGTGCTCAAGGGGATCCTCAACCGTCTGGCGGGCAAATCGGTGCTGCTGATTTCGCACCGGGTGAATGTACTGCGCCACGCCGATCGAATCGTCCTCCTCGATGAGGGGCGGATCGTCGATGAGGGGCGGCACGAGGAGTTGTTGGCCCATCCTTTTTACCGCATCATGGTGGAGAAGCAGCGCAATGATGCATAA